The following are from one region of the Armatimonadota bacterium genome:
- a CDS encoding prepilin-type N-terminal cleavage/methylation domain-containing protein has protein sequence MRRGFTLIELLVVIAII, from the coding sequence ATGCGTCGCGGTTTCACACTGATTGAACTGCTTGTTGTTATCGCCATCATCTAA